GGCTCTTGAGCCTCAACAAGAACTTCTCATTATCTTCTTCAGGAACCCTCAGTAACTTCTCCATCAATGCCCTTCTTTCTTGGGGTCCAAGTTTACGCACATCGACTTCACTGGCTCCACCACCATCTTCTGTTGAAATCCATAAACTTTTCTTCAAACGATTAACGGTAGGCAACTTCTGAATTGCAGCCCATTTCAGTGCCTCTTCATCTTCTGCCCTACTTGTGGATCTTGAAAAGACATCCATTGGGTTAAGATTATTTCTCCAATTGGAAAAACCCTCTTTCCCTAAACCAGTAGCTCTATGTATtggaccaccaccaccatccatTATGCAAGGAAATGGAGATTTTGTTGGTGGAACCAATTACACTCACACCTGCAAATACACGTATGCTCATGCATTCCTATGCAGTGGTTTATATTGTCCTTATGGAGGCAGTTGCAGTCAACAAGTAACAACACAAGAAACGTTATTCTCATGCTCGTAGAAAAATTCAGTCGATATTTGATGACATTCTTCAGTAAAATTCATTCCAATATTACTATTTTACAAGTCTTACAGATTTAATACGGATACAGTACAGATATAGTCTATAGGAAATACACTATTGTGATTTAGAATTTATTAGATTCTATATAtagacaaaaaaattatatactcaTTGTGATATGAAATCTGATATGATATATATGAACACAAGTCAAATCCATTGTCTTATGTCATTATGGATTGTAACAAATTATAAGGATTTTTTTTGAACGTTTTGCTTTGACTGAATATGTTAAGAAGATTCATTGAACTGATGGTAAATACTTTCTGTATTTTAATTCTCAGTTTTTTGAAAACTCAGCAATAAATTCTGATTTTTGCCTACATAAATATCCGAAAAATGGTACTATATATTGGCAGTGCATGGGACAACTATCTTCAGACAGAAATACCCTTCACGGTATTGAAGATCACCCATCCTCTAATTTGAAATTAAGCAACAGAGACGAGAGATAAGATTTAACGGTATAAAAGTTTAAAGGGCTTTTtgcttttctcttcttctttctcattAGGCCCACTAAAGTGAAGTGATAGATATACATACCTTTCTTGAGCTGATTGTTCAATAGGCCCAAATTTTTATAGCCCAGCAAGCAAAGCTTACCAAATAAGGAATTACTTGGAGTTCTATTCTTCTGCTTCTAGAACCAGCCGAGGATGGAGATGTGGGCACTTTTTTTGTGATTGAGGGCTATCAACCGTCCACATTTTGGTACAGcaaataattgaattttttttctacaaAATTAATAGATAGCATATATTTATCATGCAATAATATAATTTGTTCCTTGAAAAATTACTTAATTATCATATGTATTatatttctataaaaaaaattaattatttgctGCATCGGTCTTtttaaaggcatcaaattttattgctacaaataaaattacaatacGGTTATAAAACCACCAAAACAAAAACCATCAAACAGAACTTGGAGTTTTAAATTTAACTAAAAAAACAAATTGGGAATACATCTCACTAGGAGTGCGGCCCTTTATCATCCTAAGAGGCCACCTTTTCTAGCTTTTGAAGATGCTAGTTGGATCCAACCAGCGGAGAACTAATACAAACAGACTTGAGTTAGATTGGAGAACATTGTTTTCGCACAAgggataacaaaaaaaaatggtgccccaGATAGTGTATCCAACGATGAAGTCAGGACATAGTATGAGAAGACTTTCTAGGAGTTGACACAGGATTTTATGTTAGGATGGGCAAAATTAagagaaattattatttttttaagttatctattaattatacttttgaaagtataaaaaaaaaattaacactaAAAATAATACATTTATAAAATAGAGTAAGTAATAATTACACATGTCTTCTTGTTTCAACCAAGCATGATTTTTAAAGAAGGGatctaaattaaaaattcagaagaattttttatataatttatcatatactcatatttatttaaatttgtttgAGATGACATTCACTAACCTGCCCtcaatctttctttttctttttttaaccttAAAAGGCAATAACTTTATGAAAACTTTACTAAGGTAATCTAATCAATTTGTTCAAACTAGAATCATTGCTCCTTTGACTCAAAACTTTTAAACCATGCCTATGTAAAAGAGTCTATCGTTATCTATCTATCTACTTATTCAAAAAATTTGCTGGACAATTTAATCTGCAATGCCATAACTCCATAAGTcgagaaaatatatataaataaataattgtccATTCAAGGGTATTTTGGTCCGTATGCTCACATCATGGACATGACTTTCAATATATCATGGACCCACCGTTTATGTAGCCGTTACAGTATCTTTTACCCGCACGAAAGAAGCACCTAATATTTTAAAAACACAATTCGACCGTTACTTCTTTGATCTGCTCTGTATTGATAACAGCCTCTACGAAGAACTTGACACAACCAGCAATGGAGACCAATTACTCGTTCACAGAAGATGATATGGAGATTGAAGATCGTCTCGGGTTCCCCAGAGCCTATGCCCAGCTGTGTCGGGAACGTGGGTTTGGTCCCTATTGCCATGGCCCTCCGTACACTTTCAACCCCTATCTGTTGCAACAGAACGAGGTAAGCAAGAAAATAATATTCTGTTTATTTCCCGAGAAATCAAGGGAACAGGAAAATATGGGATCTTGGATCTgggttttcttttattgtttgcTTGCCTAAGAAACCCTTGAAGGTGATTGTGTAATTCTGCCTTAGATACAACTCAAATTGCAGGGTATGAGGGCCGCAGAGTTGGATCAGATGTTCCCGGTTATCGATCCACGAGCAAAACCAACTGCGAAGCCAAAGATTTTTGTGAATCTCTTGTGGAAGCAGCTCAGCCATCTtgggtatgtttgaaatttgaatccaAGGCTTCATATACAAACAGACTCCAGGAAATGTAGAACTATTGAGCATTGGAGTTCCGATTCACAAAtttctctttttctgttttctccTTTTAATTTAGGAATGCCGGCTTCGATCCTGCAGTGATTCGTGTAGACCCATATGGCAATGTTCTATATTTCCATGCAGATTCAGCTTCTCCTCTCGCTTGGGATATCGATCATTGGTTTCCATGTTCAAGTATATGATTACTCTCCACTCAATTTTTCTCTAACCAAAATATGCTTAATTTATAATCTGTAATTCAAAATGTTAATGGTATGAGTGGAGAACAATCCTGATTCCTGAGTACATAATGTCTTTCTCTGTCTTAtatgattttgtgttttgtttacaTTGCAATTGAAGGGGGAGGACTGACTGTTCCAAGCAATCTGAGGCTACTGCAGTGGCAAGTGTGCAAGAGGAAGCATAACAAGTTAGAATTTCTAGTTCCATGGTGGGATCTCCAGCTTGGGATCTCTGTGAACCAGTTCTTATCTATATTTGCATCATCAAACTCTGATTTTAGGTGAGTGGAATGCAATTTTCAATACCCTTTCATGCATTTTCACTCAGAAACCAGGATATCAAGGTAACTCATGTAGTTGCACAATATTGCAGGCACAGGGCATTTTATTTCTTGTTCTCAGAAGGTGAAAATGAGGAACTAAATGCTTCACAAACTGTAGATTCACATTCATTTCCAAAACATTTTGTTGAGTCCAAAGAGCAGGTAGGCCTTGCTCCAGCTGCCATCGTTGCGTCTCGAAGTGCATCTTATGATTCTTCAATGGCTTTGAAATCACTGGACTACAATAGGCTGATAAGGCCACACTCCCCGGCATTCGGTTAGTGCAGGAAGAAGAACAAATACTGGTTCTTAACTTGTTCTgtgtaaataattaaataacttATGCTCTCTTTGTTTGTGATCAGCAGCTCGAAAGGCAAAAGGTGGTATCTTGAAGGAAAATGACTACCCAGATTTTGTTACAAACCCATACCAAGCAATTGTCATGGCTAGAGATTCACTGaaacaaagagaagaaaatcagaAGATGCAAGGAGAAATACAGAAACTGGACGATGAAGTGAATGATTTGAAGACGAAGAACGAAGAAGAAAAGCTAACTATCCAAGAGTTGGAGTTGACTCTCATCAAACGTCGGAGAAGGGCAGAAAAGTGTAGGCGGCTGGCGGAGGCTCAATGCTCATATAGGACCATGTTAGAGAAGATGATTAGAGATGCTATGCACCAGTAAGATATACAAAACTGTCAACTGTAGTGAGAAAAGTTTCTCAGGAATTTTTCAGAAGCTATGAAAGACTAATTTCACATATTTTGTTACTTGCAGGAGTGTCATTTATAAGGAGCAGCTGAGATTGAACCAGGCTGCATCTAATGCTCTCATGGCAAGACTTGAAGCACAGAAGGCAATTTGTGATGCTGCAGAGAAAGAACTCCACAAGAAATTTAAACAAAGAGACGAGCTCGAGAAACAGGTACGGCCTGAATGGGAGCAAGCAAGGAAAAGATCAAGAATGGATGATGCATCATTTGAGGAGAGGAGGGAGAACAAAACTATTCTTTATTTGCCAGGAATGAGGCCTAGAACTCCTTTGCATAAGGAGCTGAGGGTGTTTCTAGAGGAGGAACATAGAGCATCAGAAGCTGGATTATCTTCtaatgaagagagaagaaagcacAAAGAAATCGAAGTTGAACtgcaaaaacatgcaaaatatgCCATGGAACCGGAGCCTAACGAGCAAGATAAACCAATTCTTTCCTTGGAGAATGAAACCCCCATTGAGCATAGGCTTCAAATGTTGGAAATAGAAGAAGGGAAGAGACATAAAATTCTATGCCCAGTTCTCCAAGAACCAGaaattgaagaagatgaagagagcAGGAAGCAGCGCGGGAAAGGAAATGTGGAGAGGTGGCTCCAATTGCTGCTAGAAAATAATCAAGAGGAGGTGGAGCCTCAgattgaaaatgaagaaaagtcGAGCAAGGCTGATGAAACAATTGCAAAGATGAATCTCAAGTACCCAATAAGGGAGATCAAACCAGAATTTTCTGAAGGTGGAAACAAGGATAAGCAGAAAGTTGGCATAGAggatgaagagaagaagaaagaagaggcaACTGAGATAGAAGCCGCCAAAACACTAACAGATATAACCAATGCAAGTGAAAAGGGCAGTGCCACTGAAGGCATTGGCAGCAGAAAAAGCTTTGAAGGTGgtaaggaaagaaaagagaagaagaatggaAAGGAAAGAGTGCTGGTGAGGTCTGAGAGTGCCAGGACCTTTCGACGAATTCCATCTTCTCCATCTTTGATCTTGGGTATGAAAAAAGGAGTTGACTGCATAAGGAAGAAGCCAATTGTGAGCAGTGATGACGATATAGATGAGGATCATGCCGTGGAGAACAGCTTCATTAAGTCATCCTTCAAAACATTCAAGAAAGcaatgaaaatttgaaatctgATTCCATTGTATCTAGGCAGGCATTTGTATGGTGTTTTCaggttatttttttatttttataattttttaaagtgTGCTAGTAATGGCTACTTGAGCTGTGAATAATTGTGTGAAGTGTAGAGCATTATATTTCTTTGATTGGTGCCAAAAGCTGTTCTGCCAGATTTGAGATAACAGCTTGTTTTTACAGAGATTCATCGTCagtttttctcaattttcttctttgttgtaCTGCTTCCAATTCTATATCCATTTGTTGTTTGctgttctttgttgtttttacaGATAGTATGTTTCTCTACTGGGAAATGCAGACATAGTTGAACTAAATAAGGAACAACTTTCCCAAGGCATCTTGAGAAATTGTATACACACCTCAATTCCATGATCCACTGGATGCTCAACAGCATATTCGTAAGCACAAATCCAgagatttaaaagttaaaacaagaAAACGGCTCAAGTGCACCACTGTTTGACTCAACAACATCAATTTACTGGGTCCTATCAGACCGCACATATGATAATTGATATGGGAGCAATCTGTATGTAAGACTTATGCAGGCTAGGCTACAATTGCAGCAAGAAACTTTCATAAAATTGTGGAATGAAAAACGGTATCTATCaatataaattaaatgaaattcTACAAAAGAAGGGAACATAAAAGGTAAACCCGTCCACAGCAATGGTGGATAAACAGTCAGATGCATACCAGCTTAAGCTATCATTCACCTCTGTAAAGTAAATCGGCGGTTCACCTAACGCGGCTTCAGTATCTTATTCTTCCAGCTTTGACACATAATGGAAGACGTAATATTATGAAATATTACGGGGGGTTGATGTTTCAGACGAACTGCCAGTTGAGTCACCTGGCACCGGAAGAGGAGCAGCACTTGCAAGAGAACCATTTCCATCTTCGTTTCGTGATACAACGGGAATCTTAACAGCTGCTCTTTCCATCTCCTTCTCAAGCTCCTCCTCCTGGCGCAAAGCAGTGAACTGGGAATCCAACGACCTGGCTGCCGCTAACCATGTAAGAACAATCACCAGAAGTATCCCTCCAAGGTAAGGCGTTGAATTTGCAAGTGATCCAAAGGTTAAAATCATAAACTGCTGAATGAGAGCTCCTCCCGACTTCCCCAACGGATTGCAGACAACATCAATGGCTGCCTTCCCTTTAAGCTGTAACAAACATTGAAAAGGAAAAGTAGAAGCAGAAATAAGTCTCAGAGAGATTTAAGATAACTAAGCTTAACTTATTTGAGGCCACTTTTTCTCAGAAAGTTTTTTAAGAAAAGTCCCTTTTCCAATATGAAACACAAAACTATAGATACAAATTaaattgacatattttttgttcccaGCACAGGGAAAAAATTTAAGACCCTTCATcatctcaagaaaaaaaaaacaaataaagaaataaatagaaagGAGACCCGGCAAAGCAAGAGTTCTAACCTTGGTGTCTTCATCCAGAGGGATATAGGCCATCTCTTTGCAAGGGTCAAACAAGCTGTATTTGGCACTCTTGCTGAAAATATTCTGCATGGCACCCACATAAACAGCTGCAAGAAGAGGAGTCATACCAAACTGCGCAAGAACAGGAGCGATTGGGCCCCCAAACAATATCAGAGAAAAGAAGCCAACGCCTGTCAGCAGCAGAACCGTGGGCGTGATGGTTGCTGCAACTCCCCATCCATATTTGTTAAATATAAATTGGCTTATTAGCATCATTATGAAGGTTGCAATTCCAGTTGCACTAGAGAAGTCACCCATAAAGGATGAGTACTCGTTCGGGCTTGGGAACTAcagataaagagagagagacaaaaaaagGGAGTTAGTCTCCTTATTAGTGAGCTATTGGGACAAGAAGATACAACCAGAAGCCCAATTCAGCCTACCTGAGCCTTGAGCTTTGACTTCCAGGTAACCTCAACAAGATTGATGCTGATACCATAAGCAACAACCAAAGTGGCAAGATCCCTTATGTACCTTGAAGAGACCAAGAATTTCAAGCTCTCCATAGTCCCCATTTTGGGCTTTGCCTGCATTGAAATTTACAGTAATTGGAATTGTATTAAACATTTCTTCACTAACTCTTTAATAGCCAGTTTCAATCTAACTAAAATACATCATCCgagcttttatcccaaaagtttggaatCGGCTACATATTTCAATCTAATTAAAATATGCTAATAAATGCTAAAATGTCTCTCCAGCCATTCATACACATGTGAACATTGATATATGTGAACTGCAGTAGTTGCACGACTATTATAATTAATTGGCTAAAAATTTTTCTACAGGAAGACTTTAAAATGAGTGACAAACCCATTGGTTTCCACAGACAAGACAACCTTTAAGCAAGATTTCCAGAatctaagataaaaaaaataaaaaataaaaaaaaagtatgccACTGGCCCACTGAAATATAGCATTAGGTGATAGCAGTGAAAGTGGCTCATTAAAAAAGCAGAAGCAACAAACGGAAAGACATAGCTAGCTCCCTGAACCAAACTAATTTGCGATAAGAACAAGATGGTATTAACCATCATAATTCAAGAACCAAAATATTACTTTTGAATATCATAATTTAAACAATACAATGAAAGCAAAAGTATAGATAGTAATTAATGAATAAACAAACTCAAGAGTAGCAGTGTGCATTTTGTTGGTGAATTCCCaatgtaaaatatttaatttaccaAAAATTCTGGTGAAACTTCTCTGTGAAAGAAAAGGCATACATatctaacaaaataaaaacccgATCTGGCTAATTTGTACCAGTTGGCAGTTGGTTAGATAAAGAATAGAGCTAATGGTCTAAAGTTGGGCCAAGCTTATTACTTATTACGGAGGACCCAAtgaaccaaaacatcaaatcagCTCAATACTGAACACATCAAAGACAATAAGTTCAAATTGAGGAATATATTGACAAAAGCAAAAACCTGAACTGGCTAATATGTATTAAGTTTGATAAGCAAGGAAATTCAGCTAAGGGTCCAAAATTGGGCCAAGCTTGTTCACTGATTATGGTGGACCTAATGAACAAAAATCATATCAGCTCAACACTAAACACATCAAAGACAACAAGTCCAAATTGAGGCAATGAAGTTCAACTATAACAACATGCCAATGCATCAAAACCCATGTCAGCACCAACAAACTTGCTGTTTGAATATTTATCACTGACATcctgaaaatattaaaattattcaGAGTATTAATTCAATTGATTTAGTTAAATAATTACAGATTTTCAAAACCATAGCAGaaacaaaaacttaaaattttctCCATCAAGGAATCAACTGAGCCAACCTTTAAAGGATAGCCCTGCCTTTGAAGCTTGATTCCCATCagtttaattgattaattagaTTGAATCTAAATAAGCATAGCCCTGCCCTTGAAGCTTGAGAATTGAGCCAATGCAAATACATAAATAACAAGATAGCATACTTTTAAAGAAGATTttaccttcttcttcttactACGTGTAGGAAGAGCCACAAACTTATTCACCCACCAGTAAAGGAAACAGATTGCAAGCCCCATCACCACCACAATGCTCATCATTGCCTTCAAGGAAACGGCCCAACCATCAACACCAGGACCCAAATTTTTCCTCAAATTAGAGAAATACTTCACCGTTCGTCCTGAGAAAATTAGGGCAACATTGGCTCCAAGTCCAAAAAGAGGGTAGAATTTTTTGGCCTCCTCAACGGTAGTTATCTGCATATAAATACAGTTATTCCAGTAGTTTGAAACAGCTTTAaaaatcattgatttgaaaaatATCATCTAAACTAGTTTTCATTTCCAGGACAAAATCAACTCAAACCAATCCATTTCTATACAACCTTTAGAAAAGGAAAACTAAAAAGCTATTACATAATCTTCAATCCaatgaaaacataaacaaaCATCTTCCGACCAATATTTGCAAAGCATAAACCTGTCTtcaaaaagacaaacaaaatccTAGAATCATAATGAATATCAAACCAATATGATTtacaaataaatacaattagTGAAATATGAATTGCTTATAACTGTATATTACCTGATTGGCAAATCCCCAAAATAGTACTGAGATAACCACACTTCCCCATAATTCTGCCATCACATAGAATAAGCAGAAGCTCCAAATCCTCAAAATGGCAAGAGGACCAAGAAACCGCGGACCAAGAGAATTCAGAAGCTTATCGGCGAGCGCATGAGGGTGAATATAATTGCTGAGAGGATACAGAACAAATCCAAAAGCCCCAAAAAAGGCTATAAAGGGTACAATAACAGTGTAAAACAGACTCTGCGTGGGTAAAACATTCGCCAATTTTGTGTACAACAACATGAACCCAATAGCCATAGGTAAATTCACCCATGTCTTCAAGAAAGGTATAATCTCGGCGCTACTCCCTTGGGCCGTAACAACCAACACATCCTTTGTGTCTCTAAGAATTGTGTAGTTGAAGAGGATACAAAAGAACATTAACCCAAGAGGAATTATCTTTTTGAGAGTCGAAATCTCAACACCCAAGACCTTTGGCTTGTCAGGCTCGCCAAGAAGAGGCTGCCCATCAGCTGCAGCAGCGGCCTCTGCCCTGCAAATGTGCAAAGTTTTCTCGTTTGCGCAAAACCCATTTGGTTTCGATACAAACCCTTGAAATCTCTGAAACCCAGCCGAAGACAAAGAAATTCCAGGTACGGTTTTGGGTTTTACAGCAAAAAGCCTCTGCTTTAACCCCTCGGATGGGCGCAAGGTCCTGGTTTTGGGGTTTAAGGGTAGCGAAAGAAGCCCCTTTGTTTGCAGCAAAGCTTccatctccctctctccctccctaTCGTCCCTTCAACAAACCCAAAGCTTGGCTTTTTCAAGAAGATGGCATAGGAGAGGAACTCAAAAGATGGAAAGAGTGAGAGATAAGGTGGCCGAAGATAAGATTGCTCCTctcaaaggaaaaaacaaaaagaaagtgcatctaaataaataaaacaatccaaaatcctcaaaattgACGCGCTAAGAGTGATAATTTAAATCTGATGTTTGGAAACCCAAAAATAGTTTTCAGAGAAGAATTTATTGCCAACAATATGAGGGGGTTGGTGGTTTAGGATACCAGAACCAGAAATTCATATGCAAAtgaggaaaaaaaggaaaaggaaagtatCCAAAACGATATTCTCCAATGAAGACTGAATTACTATAATATCCTTCCCATGATATTTTTGCACTTTTTTAGTAATTTGCAAACCTGACCCTGCCCGGGGTATTAAAGCTTCGAAAGTCACATGTAGAAAACGACTAAAATCTTACATGACAAATAACATCAGCAACAAAGAAAATACCATTTCATGTTATCAAGAGTTGAGCCAAAACGATTAGTGAATCACCCTAGTGCATAAATTAGTATCTTCCTCCTAATATATGATTAATGTAGACCGTCCAAAAAGTACAAAATAAAAACGATGAAATATCCCTcaataaaaagaaatatgggtttGACAAAATGCCACCACCATCAGTTAGCGAGATGGCTTATTATGAATCACTCTCCAAAATAATTCTTTTACATCCCAAATCTCATGTTAGAAGGAACCCTTGCTTAATTCTCCAAAATTATGTTATCATATTGGTTATTAAAAACAATGACACAGGTGAAACCAGCTCATTGGTTGCATCCCGGATGAGGAGACATCATCACAAAAGGCAATAGTAAGTGTAAAAGCTAGTTGGTGGATATGTTTGTAATTGATGAGAAGGAGAGCCGCCAAACTATCACAATAAATAGGTAGAATTTGGAAATTGTTTTATTATGACAAATAAAATGGATAATACAATTTTTTGTCACTTAAATTTGTGATAAATTCCAACTTAGTCACCAAAATTTGTAAACATTTCAATTTAAGTATCGAATATTTACAATTGTTTCAAAACAGATACCATAATTTTAGTCAAATCAAGTGGCTTTGAATTAATTAATACTCcacatataaaattatttgcTTAAATCCCGTATTTAAATcatgacataataataatataaatccACGAAACTCTGACCCCATATGATTCATCTACTTCAAAAGTGTGCACAAAAATCAATGATTGGGAGCCCAACCCAACATTAGGATTGGGGCCCATTCCCTCTCAATGTACCTAGAAAGTTACAAATACATCCTAGAATATGCCAGCCACCTACTCTTCTTTCAACTCGATTGAGACAATGACATGGCGATTGAGCATCATGCCtagttaaattaaattttatttacaatttCTTATTTATGTAAGTAAGAGTTAAAGTTGTtttggaaaattaaaaaaaaaaattgtagttaTGAGTTATGACAGGCAGCACATGCAATATGTGATTGACGGTGAAAGGGGAAACAAATATCTTCTTGTAATTGTAAAAGAGACTGACTGATTGACTGACTAGTTGGGATGGGAGCAATGCGTGGGGTGGGGTAGTGATGGAGCTGCTTTCTTCCTCTCCCAAAACCAAAAGTAGCCGTTAATACACGGCTGAAAAAACCAATCAtataaatcaatgaaaaaggaTACATAACAAATTGCTTTAAGAAACAGCGTTTGACAAGGTGgtcacacacacaaacaaaggGCATCCGTGAATTGCAAATATCCTGTGCCCTGatgacaacgttacgttttaAGAAATGATGCGTGGCAAAGAAATGGCCGTACACATTGCCTCCAGGAATGGGATTGTGCAAAATCGCGAATCCCATGTCTAATCAGGGGCCCATATCACAAAATGAAGTTTATTTGTTGGCCGTACACATTGCCTTCAATGATCAATCC
This genomic stretch from Tripterygium wilfordii isolate XIE 37 chromosome 22, ASM1340144v1, whole genome shotgun sequence harbors:
- the LOC119991060 gene encoding uncharacterized protein LOC119991060 isoform X1; amino-acid sequence: METNYSFTEDDMEIEDRLGFPRAYAQLCRERGFGPYCHGPPYTFNPYLLQQNEGMRAAELDQMFPVIDPRAKPTAKPKIFVNLLWKQLSHLGNAGFDPAVIRVDPYGNVLYFHADSASPLAWDIDHWFPCSRGGLTVPSNLRLLQWQVCKRKHNKLEFLVPWWDLQLGISVNQFLSIFASSNSDFRHRAFYFLFSEGENEELNASQTVDSHSFPKHFVESKEQVGLAPAAIVASRSASYDSSMALKSLDYNRLIRPHSPAFAARKAKGGILKENDYPDFVTNPYQAIVMARDSLKQREENQKMQGEIQKLDDEVNDLKTKNEEEKLTIQELELTLIKRRRRAEKCRRLAEAQCSYRTMLEKMIRDAMHQSVIYKEQLRLNQAASNALMARLEAQKAICDAAEKELHKKFKQRDELEKQVRPEWEQARKRSRMDDASFEERRENKTILYLPGMRPRTPLHKELRVFLEEEHRASEAGLSSNEERRKHKEIEVELQKHAKYAMEPEPNEQDKPILSLENETPIEHRLQMLEIEEGKRHKILCPVLQEPEIEEDEESRKQRGKGNVERWLQLLLENNQEEVEPQIENEEKSSKADETIAKMNLKYPIREIKPEFSEGGNKDKQKVGIEDEEKKKEEATEIEAAKTLTDITNASEKGSATEGIGSRKSFEGGKERKEKKNGKERVLVRSESARTFRRIPSSPSLILGMKKGVDCIRKKPIVSSDDDIDEDHAVENSFIKSSFKTFKKAMKI
- the LOC119991060 gene encoding uncharacterized protein LOC119991060 isoform X2 — encoded protein: METNYSFTEDDMEIEDRLGFPRAYAQLCRERGFGPYCHGPPYTFNPYLLQQNEGMRAAELDQMFPVIDPRAKPTAKPKIFVNLLWKQLSHLGNAGFDPAVIRVDPYGNVLYFHADSASPLAWDIDHWFPCSRGGLTVPSNLRLLQWQVCKRKHNKLEFLVPWWDLQLGISVNQFLSIFASSNSDFRHRAFYFLFSEGENEELNASQTVDSHSFPKHFVESKEQVGLAPAAIVASRSASYDSSMALKSLDYNRLIRPHSPAFARKAKGGILKENDYPDFVTNPYQAIVMARDSLKQREENQKMQGEIQKLDDEVNDLKTKNEEEKLTIQELELTLIKRRRRAEKCRRLAEAQCSYRTMLEKMIRDAMHQSVIYKEQLRLNQAASNALMARLEAQKAICDAAEKELHKKFKQRDELEKQVRPEWEQARKRSRMDDASFEERRENKTILYLPGMRPRTPLHKELRVFLEEEHRASEAGLSSNEERRKHKEIEVELQKHAKYAMEPEPNEQDKPILSLENETPIEHRLQMLEIEEGKRHKILCPVLQEPEIEEDEESRKQRGKGNVERWLQLLLENNQEEVEPQIENEEKSSKADETIAKMNLKYPIREIKPEFSEGGNKDKQKVGIEDEEKKKEEATEIEAAKTLTDITNASEKGSATEGIGSRKSFEGGKERKEKKNGKERVLVRSESARTFRRIPSSPSLILGMKKGVDCIRKKPIVSSDDDIDEDHAVENSFIKSSFKTFKKAMKI
- the LOC119991061 gene encoding plastidic ATP/ADP-transporter-like; protein product: MEALLQTKGLLSLPLNPKTRTLRPSEGLKQRLFAVKPKTVPGISLSSAGFQRFQGFVSKPNGFCANEKTLHICRAEAAAAADGQPLLGEPDKPKVLGVEISTLKKIIPLGLMFFCILFNYTILRDTKDVLVVTAQGSSAEIIPFLKTWVNLPMAIGFMLLYTKLANVLPTQSLFYTVIVPFIAFFGAFGFVLYPLSNYIHPHALADKLLNSLGPRFLGPLAILRIWSFCLFYVMAELWGSVVISVLFWGFANQITTVEEAKKFYPLFGLGANVALIFSGRTVKYFSNLRKNLGPGVDGWAVSLKAMMSIVVVMGLAICFLYWWVNKFVALPTRSKKKKAKPKMGTMESLKFLVSSRYIRDLATLVVAYGISINLVEVTWKSKLKAQFPSPNEYSSFMGDFSSATGIATFIMMLISQFIFNKYGWGVAATITPTVLLLTGVGFFSLILFGGPIAPVLAQFGMTPLLAAVYVGAMQNIFSKSAKYSLFDPCKEMAYIPLDEDTKLKGKAAIDVVCNPLGKSGGALIQQFMILTFGSLANSTPYLGGILLVIVLTWLAAARSLDSQFTALRQEEELEKEMERAAVKIPVVSRNEDGNGSLASAAPLPVPGDSTGSSSETSTPRNIS